The genomic region TTTGATTGAGGATGGAGCCAAGAGTTTTGCGCCCTTTACTGTAACCACACGTTTGGAAAGTTTTTTGGTTGAGACAATGCCCTCCACCACTTCTACATTCTGCTTATGGTTGGATCCACCAATGACACTGGACAGAAACTTTACCATAAACTCTATAGAAATAACACATCTTTTGGTCTCTATGCTAGAAGGAGGTGCTTCACATACATTAAGAGTTGAAGCCATTTCCTTTATTAGAAGCTCCGATCCAGTGGATGGAATGTGAAAGGCCTCTACTAAGTTCAACACTTGTTGGCTTTGGAAAGGAATGTTCTCTGCAATTTTATGTGGGAGAAATGACACATTCTCATTGACAGCATCGTCATGAAAATCAGGAAATATCAGCTTTTCTCCAACTGAAAGAATTTCTTTTACTCGGAAGAAATTACTGCGTAATTGCTTCCCCTCCACGTTATTTGGCATTACTGTTTGTAGGTAACCAGTCACAAAACCATCTTGTACAAGGTCTAGCAGCTTTCTTTTCTTGTATGGTTTCCTTGCATCGCATGGATCCAACTTTGACATTTTAGATTTTTCACATAAAAGCCCTGCTCTTTTGCACAAATTATTTTCCTCCGCAATAGCTTGCAGGCCTTTTGTTGCAAACCCATCTGCAAGCAACAAAGTTTCCTCGTGGTTTAAGGGAGACATAAAGCGAGCCAGTTCGCTGGGCATCCTTAGCCTATAGAGTTCATCTTCCCATACAGACAACGCTGACTCATCACCAGCCTGCCAAATTTGAACATGATGCAAATAAACGAACATATAAAATTTCATCCTGATAATAGATCTTTAATTTAAATATCAATTATATTAATTCTTATAATTAGAGATCTTTCTCATCATAGAttttcaaatttaaagaaaataaataatacaGAATTGTCTAGAAACGGTTACTTTCTATACTTAACTATAAAAATCTCATATACAGTTTTCATGGGTGCATATATTTAATTACGACATACCAGAAGAAGATGCATCATCAGACAGAATATGCTTCCACAGAGCCCAAGCTTGAGAATGGTAGTTCCAGCCATAGTGAAGAAAATCACCAAAACGCCACAAATAGTCTAAAGTGGAAGTAAATGAATTCCTTTTAAATAGAGTATCTTCATTGGATTATTGTTGTCGGTGGACGCTTATCATAATTGTAATTCACAATCAGCGGTAATACCAATAAGGGAGATaaattcatttatcttatcttctttgcacTATT from Cryptomeria japonica chromosome 3, Sugi_1.0, whole genome shotgun sequence harbors:
- the LOC131074348 gene encoding BURP domain-containing protein 16-like, which codes for MAGTTILKLGLCGSIFCLMMHLLLAGDESALSVWEDELYRLRMPSELARFMSPLNHEETLLLADGFATKGLQAIAEENNLCKRAGLLCEKSKMSKLDPCDARKPYKKRKLLDLVQDGFVTGYLQTVMPNNVEGKQLRSNFFRVKEILSVGEKLIFPDFHDDAVNENVSFLPHKIAENIPFQSQQVLNLVEAFHIPSTGSELLIKEMASTLNVCEAPPSSIETKRCVISIEFMVKFLSSVIGGSNHKQNVEVVEGIVSTKKLSKRVVTVKGAKLLAPSSIKHVACHSMLFPFKVYYCHYVKSTNMYLVALKDEKSGIEQNVVAECHMDTKPYPAESLALLDLKLKPGEGEFCHWVPSDTLLFIEKV